The following coding sequences lie in one Xanthomonas hortorum pv. pelargonii genomic window:
- a CDS encoding SDR family NAD(P)-dependent oxidoreductase, with product MTGASTGIGAVYAERFAQRGHNLVLVARDKPRLDTLAARLRDTHGVNVDVLQADLTQPADLTAVETRLRDDAQIGILINNAGVAQSGGVLQQSAESIERLITLNITALTRLAAAVAPRFAQSGNGAIVNLGSVVGLAPEFGMTVYGATKAFVLFLSQGLHLELGAKGVYVQAVLPAGTRTEIWERAGIDVNTLPDLMDVGELVDAALVGFDRRELVTIPPLHVAERWDALDGARQGLLSDIRQANAAERYQPSA from the coding sequence ATCACTGGCGCTTCCACCGGTATCGGCGCTGTCTATGCCGAGCGCTTCGCACAACGCGGCCACAATCTTGTGCTTGTCGCACGCGACAAGCCGCGCCTGGACACACTGGCGGCACGTCTGCGTGACACACATGGCGTCAACGTCGACGTGCTGCAGGCCGACCTCACCCAGCCCGCCGATCTGACCGCGGTGGAAACCCGCCTGCGCGACGATGCGCAGATCGGCATCCTGATCAACAACGCCGGCGTGGCGCAGTCCGGCGGTGTGTTGCAGCAAAGCGCAGAGTCGATCGAACGCCTGATTACGCTCAACATCACCGCGTTGACCCGGCTTGCCGCCGCCGTGGCACCGCGCTTTGCGCAGTCCGGCAACGGTGCCATCGTGAATCTCGGCTCGGTGGTGGGTCTGGCGCCCGAATTCGGCATGACCGTGTACGGCGCCACCAAGGCATTCGTGCTGTTCCTGTCGCAGGGTCTGCACCTGGAGCTGGGAGCCAAGGGTGTGTATGTGCAGGCAGTGCTGCCGGCCGGCACGCGCACCGAGATCTGGGAGCGTGCCGGTATCGACGTCAACACGCTCCCCGACTTGATGGACGTTGGCGAACTGGTCGACGCCGCGCTGGTCGGGTTCGACCGCCGCGAACTGGTCACCATCCCGCCGCTGCACGTGGCCGAGCGCTGGGATGCACTGGATGGCGCGCGCCAGGGCTTGCTGTCGGACATTCGCCAGGCGAACGCGGCCGAGCGCTATCAGCCAAGCGCCTGA
- a CDS encoding alkene reductase, with amino-acid sequence MTHSSLFEPYALGTLTLANRIVMAPLTRNRAGAGLAPTALTATYYAQRASAGLLITEATQISPQAQGYQDTPGLYTPEQIAGWRTVTDAVHAKGGRIFVQLWHVGRVSHVDLQPGGAAPVAPSAIRAATKVFVNNGFADVSEPRALELDELPGIVNDFRQAAANAIAAGFDGVEIHGANGYLLEQFIKDGANQRTDAYGGSIENRARLLLEVVAAVSKEIGADRTGVRLSPVSPASGISGSDPQPQYDYIAEQLDALGIVYLHVVEGATGGPRDVAPFDYASLRSKFTRTYLANNGYDLELANTQLGAGNADLFAFGRPFISNPDLVERLQTGAALAPLNPATLYGGGAEGYIDYPTLAG; translated from the coding sequence ATGACCCACTCTTCGCTGTTCGAGCCCTATGCCCTGGGCACCCTGACCCTGGCCAATCGCATCGTCATGGCCCCGCTGACCCGCAACCGGGCCGGCGCCGGCCTGGCACCTACTGCCCTGACTGCGACCTATTACGCCCAGCGCGCCTCGGCCGGCCTGCTCATCACCGAGGCCACCCAGATATCGCCGCAGGCCCAGGGCTACCAGGACACTCCCGGCCTGTACACGCCCGAGCAGATCGCCGGCTGGCGCACCGTCACCGACGCCGTGCATGCCAAGGGCGGGCGCATCTTCGTGCAGCTCTGGCATGTGGGCCGCGTGTCGCATGTCGACCTTCAGCCGGGCGGCGCGGCACCGGTCGCGCCCTCGGCCATCCGTGCGGCGACCAAGGTGTTCGTCAACAACGGCTTTGCCGATGTCTCCGAGCCGCGCGCGCTGGAGCTCGACGAACTGCCGGGCATCGTCAACGACTTCCGCCAGGCGGCGGCCAATGCGATTGCGGCCGGCTTCGACGGTGTCGAAATTCACGGTGCCAACGGCTATCTGCTGGAGCAGTTCATCAAGGACGGCGCCAATCAGCGCACCGATGCCTATGGTGGCTCGATCGAAAACCGCGCACGCCTGTTGCTGGAAGTGGTGGCCGCCGTAAGCAAGGAAATCGGCGCCGATCGCACTGGCGTGCGCCTCTCGCCGGTGTCGCCGGCAAGCGGCATTTCCGGCAGCGATCCGCAGCCGCAATACGACTACATCGCCGAGCAGCTCGATGCGCTGGGCATCGTGTATCTGCATGTGGTGGAAGGTGCGACCGGCGGCCCGCGCGATGTGGCCCCGTTCGACTATGCCTCGCTGCGCAGCAAGTTCACCCGCACGTATCTGGCCAACAACGGCTACGACCTGGAGCTGGCCAATACGCAGCTTGGCGCAGGCAACGCCGACCTGTTTGCCTTCGGCCGGCCGTTCATCAGCAACCCGGATCTGGTCGAACGTTTGCAAACCGGCGCGGCGCTGGCGCCGTTGAATCCGGCCACGCTCTACGGCGGTGGCGCCGAGGGCTACATCGATTATCCGACTCTCGCCGGCTGA
- a CDS encoding TetR/AcrR family transcriptional regulator — translation MKVTKAQAQANRAHVVETASVLFRERGYEGIGIADLMSAAGFTHGGFYKQFRSKADLMAESAACGLANIAAQTEHADKTDFVKFYLSRGHRDSPATGCTMAALGADAARQPEEVREAFAAGVENLLAALDRSGAAPGTAEAAAERASNLDMMAHAIGAIVLSRSCPDDSPLADEIIAVSRDQILSSLQPSN, via the coding sequence ATGAAAGTGACCAAGGCACAGGCACAAGCGAACCGGGCGCACGTCGTCGAGACGGCCTCGGTGCTGTTTCGCGAGCGTGGCTACGAAGGGATCGGCATTGCCGATCTGATGTCCGCCGCAGGCTTCACGCACGGCGGCTTCTATAAGCAGTTCCGTTCCAAAGCGGACCTGATGGCCGAATCGGCGGCCTGCGGGCTGGCCAACATCGCCGCGCAGACCGAGCACGCGGACAAGACGGATTTCGTGAAGTTCTATCTGTCGCGCGGACACCGCGACAGCCCCGCTACCGGTTGCACGATGGCTGCGCTGGGCGCCGATGCCGCGCGTCAGCCCGAGGAAGTGCGCGAAGCGTTTGCGGCCGGGGTCGAAAACCTGCTGGCTGCGCTCGACCGCAGCGGGGCTGCGCCCGGCACTGCCGAGGCAGCGGCTGAGCGCGCCAGCAACCTGGACATGATGGCGCACGCCATCGGCGCCATCGTGCTGTCGCGGTCGTGCCCGGACGATTCGCCACTAGCCGACGAAATCATCGCGGTGTCTCGCGACCAGATCCTGTCGTCGTTGCAACCATCCAACTAA
- a CDS encoding oxidoreductase translates to MTNKSPVALVTGASSGIGEASAEALAAAGYTVYGTSRRGAQSGQRAFKLLALDVTSDESVDAAIQELLRLEERIDLLVNNAGFGVSPAAAEESSIEQAKAILDTNFLGVVRMTRAVVPHMRRQGSGRIINIGSIIGLVPTPYAALYAASKHAVEGYSEAVDHELRSYGIRVTVIEPAYTKTQFEANNLAPDAPLETYRQVRAEVGKVVAQAMAIADEPSVVADVVVKAARAEHPKVRYTAGKIAGQLQFLRRFAPAGVFQSLIRKNLHLDANTPVDAKTPTHAR, encoded by the coding sequence ATGACAAACAAATCCCCTGTTGCGCTGGTGACCGGCGCATCCTCCGGCATTGGCGAAGCTAGTGCCGAAGCATTGGCCGCCGCCGGCTATACGGTGTACGGCACCAGCCGTCGCGGCGCGCAATCCGGGCAGCGCGCCTTCAAGCTGCTGGCACTGGATGTGACCAGCGATGAGTCCGTGGATGCGGCCATCCAGGAACTGTTGCGGCTGGAGGAGCGCATCGACCTGCTGGTCAACAATGCCGGTTTCGGCGTGTCTCCCGCAGCGGCGGAAGAAAGCTCGATCGAGCAGGCCAAGGCCATTCTCGACACCAACTTTCTCGGCGTCGTGCGGATGACGCGTGCGGTGGTGCCGCATATGCGCCGCCAGGGCAGTGGCCGCATCATCAATATCGGCTCGATCATTGGTTTGGTGCCCACACCGTATGCGGCGCTGTATGCCGCCAGCAAACATGCGGTGGAAGGGTATTCCGAGGCGGTGGACCACGAGCTGCGCAGCTACGGGATCCGGGTCACGGTCATCGAACCGGCCTACACCAAGACCCAGTTCGAAGCGAACAATCTGGCCCCCGACGCGCCGCTGGAAACCTATCGACAGGTTCGAGCGGAAGTTGGAAAAGTGGTGGCGCAGGCAATGGCGATTGCAGACGAGCCATCCGTGGTGGCCGACGTGGTGGTGAAGGCGGCCCGCGCCGAGCACCCCAAGGTGCGCTACACCGCGGGCAAGATCGCCGGACAACTGCAGTTCTTGCGGCGGTTTGCACCGGCAGGCGTGTTCCAGTCGCTGATTCGCAAGAATCTGCACCTGGATGCAAACACGCCTGTTGATGCCAAGACACCCACGCACGCCAGATAA